AGTCATGCTTATAAAAAAGTAGATAAAAAATGAAATAGTTGTTTTTGAATTAAAGTAAGTTAGCGCAGAAATAGATAGGAGCATTAAAAGACTGTAGAGCATACCTTTTGTAGTTGTTTTTAAATTAAGCTTGTATATTAAAATTGCAATAACTTCAATTGCCAAAGAGAGAACTATCAAACCTATAAACTCAAATTCAGATACTTGATTAAATGCTAGTACAAGAAAGATTAGCAAAATTGTAGATATCACAATGGTATTTATTAAATTAGCTTTTTTTAAATTGTAACCCATTTTTTCATCCATTTTAAGCATCCACAAATTAAAAAATGTGAATTTTGCACCTCACTTTTTTAAAATAATAAATCACATAAAAGATATATGTGATTTATTATTTTATCGTAAGATATTACGAACTTGATTGTTCAGTAGTAATAGTGAGTTTTAGAAGTGCATCATGAAGCTTTTCAAAAAGTAGTCCAGCCACTAACCAATATGGAAAGTAGTCTAATCTGGTTATGCCCTGAATTGTAAATGGACCATTATTGTAATGCCATGGACAGGTACCCAATACGAGAGCTAAAAAAGAGCCTATTAAATATTCAAAAATAATTATCAATGCTGAATAAATCGCCCCCCTTATTATAATAGGCAAATGTCTTATATTGTTGTGAATGGGTTCTAAAAAAATTGCCAAACCATATATTAAAAACATCCACATATTTGTCCAAGCACGTAGAGTTACATCACCATTTAACATGGAGCCAAACCCAGTCCATACAATTTCAACACACCAACCAGCAATACCATAAAGTATAAATCTTAAAATTTTCATGAGTTTAGTTTGCCTACATTAACTTAAAATATTCATGCATAAAAAAGTATTAAGAGGCTTCTATATATACTATGCAGTATAAATTATTTTGGTATTTTACTTAGACTTAACATTCCCATAATGTAATAAAGCTATAATTAAACTAAATATTTAAAGTGAGGTATGTTTATGAAATTCAGTAAGACAGAAAAAAGTTGGATATTCTATGATTGTACTATTTCTACCTACAGCATGATAATTATAACAGCTATACTGCCTATTTACTTTAGAATGGTTTTTAAAAATGGGGGCTCCGAGGCTAGCGCTACAGCTTATTGGGGGTATTCAAATTCTATAGGAAGGTTCTTAATAGCGTTATTAGCACCAATACTTGGAACAATTGCAGATTATATGGGATATAAAATGAAGTTTTTTAAGGTATTTTGCATTATGGGTATAGCATTTACAGGGCTTATTGCAGCAGTGCCTGATACCTCTTGGGTGCTTCTTGTTATAGTATTTATATTTAGTACTATAGGAAATGCGGGAAGTAACATTTTTTATGATGCTTTTCTAGTAGATGTAGCACCTAAAAGTAAAATGGATATTATATCATCTATTGCGTATGCAGCAGGTTATTTAGGAAATATTCTAGCATTTTTTATATGTATGAGTATAGTTATAGCAGCGCAGCTTAAAATAATTCCAATTTCTATTACCTTGGCATGTAAAATCGTATTTGTAATAACTGCAATATGGTGTTTAATATTTTCACTACCTATAATTAAAAATGTTAAGCAGGTTTATGGTATAGAAAAGGAGCCAAAGGTTTTAAAAAATAGCATAAAAAGATTGGGACATACATTGAAAAATATAAAGGAACATAAGAATTTAGTACTATTTTTAGTAGCATATTTCTTTTTCATAGATGGGGTAAATACTATCATAACAATGGCAACTTCTTTTGGCGCGGATCTTGGCATAAATTCTTCAATGCTTTTAGTTGTGCT
The Clostridium felsineum DSM 794 DNA segment above includes these coding regions:
- a CDS encoding MFS transporter — its product is MKFSKTEKSWIFYDCTISTYSMIIITAILPIYFRMVFKNGGSEASATAYWGYSNSIGRFLIALLAPILGTIADYMGYKMKFFKVFCIMGIAFTGLIAAVPDTSWVLLVIVFIFSTIGNAGSNIFYDAFLVDVAPKSKMDIISSIAYAAGYLGNILAFFICMSIVIAAQLKIIPISITLACKIVFVITAIWCLIFSLPIIKNVKQVYGIEKEPKVLKNSIKRLGHTLKNIKEHKNLVLFLVAYFFFIDGVNTIITMATSFGADLGINSSMLLVVLLFTQFVAFPCAILFGKLSSKFKGKKMLYVGIIIYSIICIYANFIHNIVGFFILAMLVGTSQGGIQALSRSYFGKLVPKEKNNEFFGFFNIFGRFATILGPLLVGVITQITGKSTNGVFSILILFIIGGIMLTKVKDDGCDSENIVGDSVAAAE
- a CDS encoding putative ABC transporter permease translates to MKILRFILYGIAGWCVEIVWTGFGSMLNGDVTLRAWTNMWMFLIYGLAIFLEPIHNNIRHLPIIIRGAIYSALIIIFEYLIGSFLALVLGTCPWHYNNGPFTIQGITRLDYFPYWLVAGLLFEKLHDALLKLTITTEQSSS